The Hordeum vulgare subsp. vulgare chromosome 7H, MorexV3_pseudomolecules_assembly, whole genome shotgun sequence DNA window CCTCCGGCAATGGAGGTCTTCCACATGGCAGTCCGCCAACGACGCTAGGCCAGTTGGGCATCCAGatcgggatgcgcgtgatcgtcgGGCAGGCAGGCGGGCGTGATCGTCACGCGCGTGATCGTGAAAGGTGTCTTTTTGGGTGGGCGACACGCGGGCGTGAAATTCATCTGGTTTTTTTCATGGGCCGCGCTCATATGATATGGCTAGCTATATATGTGTATAATACGAGGTGGATGTACATTCCGTTGAAATGACCCACCTATCCTTGTATGGTTGAAAACGACGGGAAAAGAGGCGTGGAGAAGCGGCAACTCAATACTGGCTCGATGGACGCGATCGTGGTGGCCAGCCGGGGAAGCAAGTAGTATAGGGTAccgtaaaatctttaaaaagtaTAGAGCTCACACCTCTCACATAAACCCCCGAAAACAATCATACCATTTCCATCATCCGAGTTACGATTtccattttttcaaatttgaactgTATGATTTTCGCGTCGTTTTCTATTGGAGGACCTTTgtaaaataattaataaagatggctgcatgcatcgattgatgattTGATCCCCCTTTTTTTGACTGGCGgtgatttgatttgatttgatttcCGTTGGAGCTATAGCTGCTTGCATTTGCATGGAGGTTAGACGCTGTAATGTGACGGGGAAGAGCaggcgagagagagagacgcaACCAAACCACTGGAGTGCAACCGAAGCACAAGAGCCTTTGTTCGAGGACGAGCTCGGCAACCAAACCACTGGAGTGCAACCGAAGCACAAGAGAGACAAACGAAGGCATACACGACGGTCGAGGACAATATCCTTTGTGAATGTTGGATGGACATTGGGCAAGACCCCAAGGTCGGCACCAAACAGAAGGCATCAACCTTTTGGATTCTTGTCCATCGTGAGTTTCACGAATGCAAGAAGTTTCCGTCGTACCAAATGCAAAGCACGCGTGGGTGGGTGTCCATTTTAAAGGGATGGGAGGTGatccaacaagagtgcaacaagtcTTGTGTCACTTATGAGAGCATCAAGGCACGTCCTTTGAGCGGTATCGACATGCAAGACATGGTATACATGCATACCCCCCCTCTCTGTTTGCATGTTCATTTGCTAATATGCTTGCGTATAATTCATTTGTATACATTTCAAGCTTTGGAGGCATTTAAGGTCCAACATGAAGGCAAGTCCTTCAATCTTTctcattgttggaggattatCAAAGATGAGGAGAAGTTCAAGGTCCAATATGCCGTCCTCACAGCGCATGGGAGGGGGAAGGAAGCTGTGAAGGAGGTTGGGGAGGGTGAGAAGCCACAGACGCGGGAAAAGACCAACTACAAGAAGGGGACGAGCGGGATGCGGCGTCGATCGCCTTGATCGCAACCGTGGAGGGCATGATGTCCAAGAAGAATTCAAGGGAGGAGAAGCGCCggcaagacaaggaagagaaaatgaACGCCTTCATGAAGATCCAAAGGAGAAGGCATGAGATGGAGGTTGAGAAGCAAGTTAGGATGCTTGAGATGGAGGCGAAGAAGTAAGCCAAGATGCTAGAGATCGAGGTCGTCAATGCCAAGAGCAATACAAAAGAAGTGGCTCTCGCTAGCATGATGACGGggatggagatcatgaaggtggatctGAACACCGTGTTACCAAGGAAGAATCCATGGTTCGAGAAAATATAGGCCGACATGCTCAAGTTCGACGACTAGTGATCTCTGACAGTGAGCGCCATTTTTTTTGTATGCCGGCAAGTATGCTAGCATGACCATGATGGCTTTGAGTCGAACTTCCGTCCCTTTTTGTGTGCTGGCATTTGTGTCGGTCGCTGATAAGTACGCCAGTATGAAATGTATGGTGTTGTCATGGTGTCGACACTGAATGCGGACGTTGGACGTACTTTCGATCCAAATATTAAATAAGACGGATGCCGAGCAGGTGACAGACCCAAACAGATGAAAAACAGACAAAACCATCGTCAGTTTGGGTTGACGCGTTGCAGTTGCTTTTAGGATCAGTTTACTGTCGTTCCTTAATAAGAAAGATATCGGAGTTTTTTTTTCCGGAAAAAAGATATCGGAGCTAAATCATGGTAGAATCTCGTTCCCTGGTGGTCACGACTTTCGCTTTAGGCCCGAAACGGCAATATTCCACCAGCCGGAAAGAGGCTCGGCGACCGGTGGAGTTGCCGAGATCGGCAACCAACGAAGCCACCGCGAAGCCCGCTTTTGTTCCGCTCCACCTCAAGCTCATCATGAAGCCGCGGAACCTCATCGGAAGCCACTGTGCTCCATACACATACCGCCCCCTCCTTTGCTGCGTCCTCTGCCGCTTGCTGTGTTTTCTTGGTCTGTTTGTACCGCGACCGCCACCGCTGGCCGGTGCGTGCGTGCGTCTCCCTCGCCCGGCCACCCCAGCGTTGCTTGCAGGGGAAGAGGatggtcgacgacgacgacggcgtctCGCGGCGGGCCACCTTCGGCGAGCTGCTGACGGAGGCGCAGGAGCTCGACGCGCTCTGCGAGGCGGACGTCGGCGTCCTCGTCTTCGACAGCGCCGGCAGGCAGATGGACTACTGCAGCCCCCACACCAGGTCCGCCCGTTCCCTTCCTCGATCCGATCCCCTTCTCCAAGCCCCGATGCATTCCGGTCGCGCGCTGCCTATTTCGGATACCCCGTCACGACCGTTTCCGTTTCGATTCGATCGATCCTGCAGTGCCCTGGATCTTCATTTCCTTGTTAATTTCTACTCATGTGTTAATGTGTGTAGCGACTCGTTCTTGCAAAGCGAAATTCTGCATTATGTTTCGATGAACTCAGCAATTATCGTACTGGATCTTCATTTCCTGGCGTGCGTAATTGATTTCTgtggaaaaaaagaagaagacgagagCCAACTTTGGCAATGATATGCGTTTTTAATTTAGATTAGGATTCATGGTCAGATTCAGTTCCTACTGTACCTACCTTAGTATGAACACCCAAAATTTCACATGTCATCGATCAGTCACAAGTAATTCGCCAACAATTGGTTCTTAAACAAGTACTGTACATACTAGTCGCCCCGCATTCCTCATCTACATGCATAATCGTAGCATGACCTGAACAACACCCGGTGACTGAAACTTGTACATGATGTATAATTATGTACTTGTCTATAACTCTATGTATAGTGCTGACATACTCATTCACTTGTCATTTATTAAGTTGGAGCGAGCTAACGCAGCGCTACAAGAGCATCAGCAACGACAAGTTCCAGGGGATAAATCCTGATGATGACCATCAGGTTAATGAACAAACAGTCACAAGTAGTCGCGTGCTAGCTACAGAATACAAATACATTTGTACACTGAGAGTTAACTACTACATGATTGCAATTCTGAATGATCTCTGTGATTCTTGCACACAGCAGCTGTTGGCCGAAATCTCAAGGTTGAGGCGTGAGCGTGACCGCCTCGAGGCCAGCGTGAGGAGGCAGTCCGGAGACGACTTGCCACCCGCCGCAACCGCGGAGCTCGGCGATCTGGAGCAGCAGCAACAGCGTGCACTTGCTAAAGTCCGTGAGATGAAGGTACCCATAGTCACATACACACCGCGCCCTGCATTGCACAAAATTCACCTCGGCTCACATGTTGCTGTCAGTGTTTTGAGTGAATGGTCACATGTTTTTATTTTTCGTGCAGGAAAAACTGCTGCAGCAGCAGTTGGACGAATCATACCACAGGGTAAGTAGCTCTAGTCGTAGGGGAACCGGAATGATTTAAGTTGCAGACAAGCAAGCAACTGTGAATGATCTGTGCATGTCTTGTGTGTCATGCAGGTGCACATCCTGGAGGACCAGAACAGTTTCCTTCGCCACATGGTAGGAGTAGTTTGCATCGCTGCGTCCTGCGTGACTGCCTTCTATTCCTCCTATACTGACCTCCTGAATGTGTCTCTACTCTTTGTCAGATGAGCGAGGAGGGGCGGCAACGTGCTGCCGTGGAGGCgtcggcggtggtggcggagctcATGGCGCCGCCGATACAGCCGGCCACACTGTTCGGGGGCTTCTTCCCGGAGGTGAAGGAGGAAGGGGCATCCACGTCGCTCCGGCTGTGGCCGCAGCAGTTTCCTGGCTGTGGCAATTAAGGTCGTGCTCGTGCGTATGAACACACTGCTAGCTAGACTGCTTGGCTGCATTTTCTCGGAAGGGGACTGCTTATAGTACTTGTCTATTTACTGGTGATCAGCCTTCATCCTTACTAGTGTAGTTGCACATTGTTCTGGTGTTTTGCAGAACGAGGAGGAGCGATGATGGACTCATGGGAGACAGACGGAGGCTAATTAGTCAACTAATCTAGCTTGAAATTACTAGTAGTAGCAGGCCAGTAGATAGTGCCAAGGATCCGGCGTATCTTGGGAGGCCATGCATCCAGTTGACAAGTAGTTGGGCCAGTATCTTGTCAACCGTTTGTACATACATATATAAGTTCCGATTTGCTACACATAATTTCCCCTATGGATAGGAACTCCCCTCGTGTGTGCAGCAGTGTTTTGTTTAACATCAGTGTTTATCATTGCTTCTGACTTGAATGGATTGACCAACATGTCTACTTCGATCTGTTTGGGTATCGAACTTCCTTCTTCCTGGCCATGAGGGGAGAAGCGAGCATTGTGCCGGACCGTGAGAGAGAGCCGGGGAAAGTGAGCCAGACGGGTGTGATGCCTTGCCTACCACTCCAACGAAAAACATTTCACATATCTACAAGATAATAAACTACATTTTACATATTTAAAGACTGCAATGCCAAGAACAATAATTACTTTTCATACCAATAAAGTTAAATTAGAATATTCTTATTGCTACAAATAAAATACATATAAAAATAATCTTAAAAATGTTAATGTTATTTTAAAATAATCatgtattttttgaaaatatatttatttattatatTTAATTTTCATTATATATGTGTATTTTAAGAAATATGCAGAAACTATATTAAGCGCCAATTTTTTAACGGCTTAAAAAATAAGCCGTCTTCTCCCCAGCTTTTCCCATAAGCTGCCTCACACATTCATTGGGGCTTCTAACCTAGTTATGGGATAACTAATTTAGAAGCCTCGGCGAATTTCGGGAGCAGCTTATTTTTTAAGCTGGGGAGAGATAGCTTATTTTTTAAGCCGTGCAAAAGAACTGGCCGTAAAACACATCAACACTATAAAATCTAACAAACGAGATATATCACCAACATCATAATTTTCACTGCAAAAAAGCAAAAGGAGATACATGTGTAACAACTCAAGCACCTGATCTCATCTTTTCAGAACCAGAAGTATCCGAGGGATCATTCACTTCCATTTCCTCAGTATAATCCGCAGCACAGAAATCCTCCACAGGAGATATGGGGGAACTTTTGGATGCATGTTCTCTAGCCATGGAATCTATCAACAATTCAGTATGATTTCCTTCAtcactatcttcttcttcttcagttttAAAGACAGTAGACAAGCACGATTTAACAATGTAATTCTCGGGGGAGGAATTCCCTACCACAGAAAGCACTAGTAACCCCATGTTCAGTAGTGGATTCAGACCTAAAATCAAACTTAGGTTTCTTAGCATTAGATGGCGATGAGCTGCTATCAACACGAACAGAAGACTGAGTAACTCCACGAGGCCCAACCACAATTTTTCCACCTcgtaaaaaaaatcataaaattggCCACTGAGCATACCCTCAGCCGATGGAGGGGTTTTGTCCACCTCCCTACACCCAAACATGATTCGAGCATATTCAAGTTTATGTAAGGTAGCAGGATCAACCTCCAAAGTCACCCCAAATAAACT harbors:
- the LOC123408584 gene encoding MADS-box transcription factor 29-like isoform X2, encoding MVDDDDGVSRRATFGELLTEAQELDALCEADVGVLVFDSAGRQMDYCSPHTSWSELTQRYKSISNDKFQGINPDDDHQLLAEISRLRRERDRLEASVRRQSGDDLPPAATAELGDLEQQQQRALAKVREMKEKLLQQQLDESYHRVHILEDQNSFLRHMMSEEGRQRAAVEASAVVAELMAPPIQPATLFGGFFPEVKEEGASTSLRLWPQQFPGCGN
- the LOC123408584 gene encoding MADS-box transcription factor 29-like isoform X1; protein product: MVDDDDGVSRRATFGELLTEAQELDALCEADVGVLVFDSAGRQMDYCSPHTSWSELTQRYKSISNDKFQGINPDDDHQQLLAEISRLRRERDRLEASVRRQSGDDLPPAATAELGDLEQQQQRALAKVREMKEKLLQQQLDESYHRVHILEDQNSFLRHMMSEEGRQRAAVEASAVVAELMAPPIQPATLFGGFFPEVKEEGASTSLRLWPQQFPGCGN